The region GGCACCAAGCTCACACCTACAGCACCATTTGCGCAGTCGATGACAAAAGGCTTTTTGAAATTTTTAAGCTCACTAAATTCTTTTACAAAAAACTCAACGTATTTTTCTAAGATGTTAAATTTCTCACAGCTCTCATCGTCTGCTATTTGCTCACCAGAGGCGATTATCTCATTCACCTTGTCTTTTAAAATTTGCAGGTCTTTGCCAAAAAAACTATCCTTTTTGATAGTGATCTTAAAGCCATTATAGTCTTTTGGATTGTGAGAGCCCGTGATCATGATGTTTGCGTCAAAATAATCAGCATAAACGCTAAAGTAGCCAACAGGAGTTGGTAGCAAGCCGATGCTATAAATTTTAAAGCCACCAGCCTTATTTAGACCACTTAGCAGATACCTAAAAAGCGTGCTAGCACTTAGCCTTGCGTCAAAGCCAACGCTTAAAGTTTTCACGCCAAATTCGTTAAATTTCTTACCCAAAGCAAGCCCTATAGCCTTGACACTGTCCTCTGTCAAGTCTTTTTCAAAAATGCCGCGGATGTCGTATTCTCTAAAAATTTCATCATATTTCATTGTAAATTCTCCCTAAAAGAATGCAAAAATGATACAAGAATAAATTTAAAAAGGAGTAAATAATTTTATAAATTTAGTGAGGTTAAAATTTAAATTCGAGCTAGAAAGCTCTAGCTCGAAAAGGGCTGCTACATCATGCCGCCCATGCCACCCATTCCGCCCATGTCAGGCATTGCAGGCATTGCTTTTTCTTCTTTTATCTCGCTGATAGTTGCTTCAGTTGTTAGTAGCAAGCTAGCCACGCTAACAGCGTTTTGAAGCGCAACTCTCTCAACCTTAACTGGGTCGATGATGCCAGCTTCAAACATATTTACATATTCGCCAGTTGCAGCATTAAAGCCAAAATTTGCATCTTTGCTTGTCTCAACAGCATTTGCTACCACGCCTGCGTCAAAGCCAGCGTTCTCAGCGATTTGGCGAAGTGGAGCACGAAGCGCTCTTCTAACGATCTCAGCACCGATTGCCTCGTCACCTTGTAAATTTAAATTTACACTCTTTGAAGCAAGGATAAGAGCTGAGCCGCCACCTACTACGATGCCCTCTTCAACAGCTGCACGAGTAGCGCTTAGAGCGTCATCTACGCGGTCTTTTTTCTCTTTCATCTCAGTCTCAGTCGCAGCACCTACTTTGATAACTGCCACGCCACCACTTAGTTTTGCAAGGCGCTCTTGAAGTTTTTCTTTGTCATAGTCGCTTGTAGTCTCAGCGATTTGCGCTTTGATCTGAGTTATTCTAGCGTCGATCGCTGACTTCTCGCCTGCACCATTTACGATAGTAGTGTTATCTTTGTCGATAACTACGCTTGAAGCTTGTCCAAGGTCGTTTATAGTGGCACTCTCAAGTGTTCTGCCTAGCTCTTCGCTGATAACTTCACCACCTGTTAAGATAGCGATATCTTCAAGCATAGCTTTTCTTCTATCGCCAAAGCCAGGAGCTTTAACAGCTGAGATGTTTAGCACGCCACGAAGTTTATTTACAACAAGCGTTGCAAGTGCCTCACCCTCGATATCTTCAGCGATGATTAGAAGTGGTTTGCCACTCTTTTGTACTTGCTCAAGCACTGGAAGCAGGTCTTTTAAATTTGTGATCTTCTTGTCAAATAGTAATATAAATGGATTGCTTAGCTCAACCTGCATCTTTTCAGGGTTTGTGATGAAGTATGGGCTTAGATATCCGCGGTCAAACTGCATACCCTCAACAACGCTTAGTTCGTCTTGGATAGACTTTGCCTCTTCTACTGTTATGACGCCATCTTTGCCGACTTTCTCCATCGCATCAGCGATAAGTTTGCCGATGCTCTCGTCTGAGTTTGCAGAGATAGTAGCGATCTGAGCGATCTCTTTTGAGCCAGAAACTTTTTTAGAGATATTTTTTAGTGCATCTATAAGAGCTGCTACTTCTTTATCCATACCACGTTTTACTTCGATAGGATTTGCGCCAGCAGTTACGTTTCTAAGACCCTCTTTAAATATCGCGTGAGCTAGCACAGTCGCTGTTGTAGTACCATCACCTGCTTGGTCGTTCGTCTTGCTCGCTACTTCTCTAACTAGGCTTGCCCCCATATTTTCGATAGTATCTTTTAGCTCAACTTCTTTAGCCACGCTAACGCCGTCTTTTGTGATGTTTGGAGCGCCAAAGCTCTTTTGGATAAGAACATTTCTGCCTCTTGGTCCCATTGTCACTTTTACAGCGTCATTTAGTTTTTTTACGCCCTCATATAGGCGGTTTCTTGCATCATCAGAGTAAAAAATTTCTTTTGCCATTGTCTTTCCTTTTTAAATTATTTAATCACGCCTAAAATGTCGTCGATGTTTAAAACAAGATATGTTTTATCATCTAAATTTACTTCAGTGCCAGCGTATTTAGCAAATACTACTTTTTCGCCAACTTTTACGCCCTCAGCTTCAGCGCCAACTGCTTTTACCTCGCCGCTTAAAGGTTTTTCTTTTGCGTTATCAGGTATAATTATGCCCGAAGCTGTCGTCTTTGTCTCTTCTACGCGTTCGACTAGGACACGCTTGCCTAATGGTTGAAAGTTCATTGTTCATCCTTTTAGTTTAATTGTCTTTTTTAGCACTCTTTATTTTTGAGTGATGAAATCCTAGCATTTTTTTCTGAAAAAGTCAATAATTTATAGCAAATTTAATTAAACCTTTAGTCCATTTGACTAAAGTTTCGTGATATATAAAACTAAATATAAAGGAATTTTATGAAAAAAGTAACTTACATAGTTGGCGCGCTTGTGCTCATAGTAGCTTGCATCTTTGGCTTTATCTTTAGCTCTTTTGGCAATAAATTTATAGCCAGTAAAATAGAAAAAGAGGCGCTAGCTCGTGGTATCGATATCAAATTTAAAGATTTTAACCTTGGTTTTAGCACCTTAAATTTAGAAGCGACAGTGATGAACGCCATAAATTTAAAGGCAAATGGCGATCTATCCTTGCTTGCTCAAAGTATGAGCTTAAACATAGATATAAACGCCAACAAGGCAAAGGCTAGCGAGCTTGGGCTAAAAAAGGACGTCGCGCTTAAAGCAAACGTGGCTGGTAAATTTAGCGACTTCAAGCTAACAGCAACCGGCACGGCGCTTGGTTCAAACATAAATTTAAACGCAAATTTAAAAGACTACCTGCCAAAAGCTCTAAATCTTGACGCTAAAAATATCGAACTCTCCGAGATATCAGCTCTTGCTAAAAAGCCAAATTTAGCTAGCGGTAAGCTTGATCTAACGAGCAATATGCAAGGAGTTGATGAGAAAAATGAGCCCATCATAAACGCTCAAATTTTAGCAAGCGATGCAGCGATAAACAAAGAAATTCTTAAAAACGAATTTGGGCTAAATTTAGCAAAAGATATAAACTTTAAAGGCGGTATAAATGCTAAATTTGCAAATGAAAAAGTGAGCGCAAAAACCATCATCATCGCACCTGAAGCCACTTTAAAAGCAAACGAGACGACTTATGATCTAGCTAGTAAAAATTTAAAGAGTGACTTTTTGCTAAATGTGCCTGATCTTGCCCTTTTTGGCAAGCTCTTAGGCGAGCAACTAAGCGGCGCAGTGGATGCAAACGGCGAAATTACAATGCAAGAAAATGCTCTTAAAAACCTAAAAGCTGAGATAAACGGGCTTGGTGGCAAGATAAATGCAAATTTCGATAGCAAAAACTTAGCACTAAATGCAGCTAACATCAAGCTAAAAGAGCTTCTAGCGCTTGCCTTGCAGCCTAACTACGCAGATGGGCAGATAAATTTAAAAGCAAATTTTAGCGGCTTTGATGAGCTAAAAAAGCTTGCAGGCGAGGCTAAATTTGAGATAAAAAACGGCCTTATAGATAAAGGGCTTGCAAAGCTTAAAAATGCGGCTAAATTTGAGATAAAAGGCGGCGCAACAGCAAAAGGTGAGCTTGTAAATTTTGACGCAAATGTACTTAGCGACCTTGGCGAGCTAAAGGATGTAAAGGGCGTTTATGACCTAAAAAACAGCCAAATTTTTAGCAAATTTGCCCTGCTCATTAGCGACCCTGAGAAATTTAAAGCGGTTAGTGGCTTTGAGGTTGGCTCAAAGATGGCGCTTGCGGGCGATGTGAAGGTTAAAGAGAGCAAGATAGATGAGCTAAATTTAGGCGGCGATGCCTTTGCTGGCAAGCTAAACGCCACCATAAAAAATGAAAATCTTGATCTTAGTCTAAAAGAGGCGCAGCTAGGAGAAATTTTAGCACTTAGCGGCAACGACAGGCTGGCAAATGCTAAGACAAATGTCCAAGCAAAGGGGCAAAATATCTTTAGCAAAAGTCCAAGCGTCACCGCAACGATCGCTTTAAATGATGGTAAATTTAACGCCGCAGCGCTTAGCAAAATGCTTGATAAAAAATTCCCAGAAAACGAGAAATTTAGCTCAAATTTGAGCCTAGACTATAAAGGCGACATAGCAAAATTTAGCGGCGACTTTCTTAGCTCGCTAGCTGATATAAAGGGCATAGATGGTAGTTTTGACGTGGGCAAAAGCACGCTAAGCTTAAAGCTTCAAGCGGTAGTTTCAGAGCTAAATAAGCTTGCGTTTTTAGCTGGCCGCGAGCTTCACGGTAAATTTGCAGCCCTAGTAACGGCGAACGGCAAAGTGGATGATCTAAGCGTGAAAGCCACTTCTGATGATCTATTTAAGGGCAAGTTAGAGGCAAACTACAAAGGTGGCGCGCTTGATGCGGTGCTAAAAAACTTTGAGGTCAAAGGGCTAACGCAGACTTTGGGGTTAGAGCATCTTTATGACGGCAACGGCGATGCTAAATTTGACTACGAAACAAAGCAAAAGCTCGGTAAATTTGATATCTTGCTAAAAGAAGGTCACCTAGCCAGCACAAATCTCACAAACAATATAAAAATCTTCACCGGCAAGGACATCACAAAAGAAATTTATAAAGACGGCAAAATTTACGGCGATATAAAGGGAGATAACGTCGTTTTTAACGTAAATTTAAGCTCGCCAAAGAGCGATATAAAGGTTACAGGCGGCACTTATAATACCGCGACAAAAATGCTTAACGCGCCACTTGTTTGCAGGCTAGAAAAGACCGATCTAAACGTGCAAATCTCAGGCACGACAGACAAGCTAAAATACGACGTCAGGTCGCAATATCTTGAAAATAAGGTCAAAAAAGAGATAGGTAGATTTTTAGATAAAAAGCTTGGCAAAGATGATGACGCAAGCGGCGAAAAACAAAATTTAAAGGGGCTTTTAAAAGGGCTATTTTAGATGAAAAAGGCGGAAAATTTAAAGTATCTAATGGGGCTTGGGCACTTTTGTAGCGACATAAACCAAAGCGCGCTTGGTGCGATGCTGCCCTTTTTCATCGCGAGCTACCACTACGACTACGCCACAGCCGCCTCGCTCGTGACCGCCACAAATTTAGCAAGCTCGCTCATCCAACCGCTTATCGGCCGCCTAAGCGACAAAAAAGAGCTTCCCTATGTCATCCCGCTTGGGCTACTTTTGGCAGGCGGGGGCATGAGTCTAACTGGCTTTGTGACAAATTACTACATCATCCTAGTTTGCGTGATGATAAGCGGTATCGGCGCCGCGCTCTTTCACCCAAGTGCCGCAAGGATCGTAAACTACGCCTCAAACGCCAAAAATAGAGCCAAAAGCATAAGCATATTTTCATTTGGTGGCAACGTGGGCTTTGCGGTTGGACCCATTTTAGTCGCCGTTTTTGTGGGAAATTTTGGACTAAAAGGGACGTTAATTTTCATAATCCCTCAAATTTTGCTAACAATTTTATACCTTAAAAAAGGCAAATTTATAAAAGCGCTAGAAGGCAATCACAAAAAGCAAATTTCACAAAAAACAAGCGCCCTAAAAGACGATCTGGGCGCGTTTTTGAGGCTTTGTCTGTGTATATTTTCACGCTCGATCGTCGCTTTTGGCTTTGCAGCATTTTTTAGCATCTATCTCATCAAAATTTTTGGTCTTAGCAAAGAGGCTGCAAATGTAAATTTAAGTATTTTTTTTGCTGCAGGTGCGATCTCTACGCTATTTGGTGGAGCGCTAGCTGATAGATACGGCTTAGTTAGGCTCATCAAAATAAGCCTAAGCATCGCCGCGCCGCTAGTCGTGCTAATGCTCTTTATCGACAGCTACGCACTATTTCTCGTGGCCTCCATATGCGTAAGCGCCTGCATCAGCCTATCTTTTAGCCCCTCTATCGCCCTTGCACAGCTTTATCTGCCAAATCAAATCGGCCTAGCCTCAGGCGTAACGCTTGGGCTTAGCATCACAATCGGCGGTATATTCGCAACGGTCATCGGCAAGATCGCTGACATCTTTAGCCTAACGCACTCATTTTACTTTATCGCCGCAGTATCGCTCATCTGCGCAGTGTCGAGCTACTTTTTAAAGCCAGTCAGTAGAACTTAAATTTATATCCCCTGCTTCATTTTTATACAAAAAATTAAGTAATGAAATTTGCGAGTAAATTTTAATTCCTACTTGTTTTTCCATACTCACAACGAGACTTCGATACGAGGAAACAAGGCGAAATTTTACGATACAAAGGGGCATACATATAGTATGTGACTGCAGTAGAGTGAAATTTCAACGACGTATAGCAGAAAAAGACAAATCGCAAAAGACAAGAAAATTTTTGTTTCAGACAAGGCGGATGAGCAAAAACGAGGGAGCGTATATATGATACGTGACCGAAGTTTGAAGCGATATCCAACGCAGTATAAAACAAAAAGAGCTTGTCTTTTTATAACTTTCTCATCTTTGCTATTTCGTCGCGTAATGCCGCCGCCTTCTCAAACTCAAGCTGCGCCGCCGCTTCAAGCATCTGCTTTCTTAGCTCTTTTACTATCGCGGCTCGCTCGCTCGCAGGCATTTTTTCCAGATTTGCGCCTTTTCTTAAAATCTCCGTACCGTCCTCGACGTGCAGGCTCTCTTCGATATTTCTGCTGGCAGAGTGTGGCGTTATGCCGTGAGCTTTGTTGTATTCATCTTGAAATTTACGCCTAGCAGTCGTCGTATCGATCGCCTCTTTCATAGATTTTGTTATCTTTTTGGCAAACATTAGCACCTTGCCATTTACGTTTCTAGCCGCACGCCCCATCGTCTGTATAAGGCTCGTCGTAGAGCGCAAAAAGCCCTCTTTATCAGCGTCCATGATCGCTATCAAGCTCACTTCAGGCAGGTCAAGCCCCTCACGGAGCAAATTTATGCCTATTAGCATATCAAACTCGCCACTTCTAAGCCCTCTAATGATCTCATTTCGCTCGATCGCGTCGATGTCTGAGTGCATATACTTGACCTTTATGCCAAGCTCGATGTAGTAGCGGCTTAGCTCCTCGGCCATCTTCTTAGTTAGCACCGTAACCAGCACGCGCTCACCTCTAGCGATCACCGCCTTTGCCTCGTCAAATAGCGCCTCGACTTGATTGTCACTATCTTTTATCTCGATGATCGGATCAAGTAGCCCCGTAGGTCGCAAAATTTGCTCATAGACGTGCCCCTGGCTGATACCAAGCTCATACTCGTTTGGGGTGGCTGAGACAAAGAGAAATTTCGCCTTTTTACTTATAAACTCGTCAAATTTAAGCGGCCTATTATCAAGCGCTGATGGCAAGCGAAATCCATACTCCACAAGCACCTCTTTACGGCTCCTATCGCCTGCGTACATACCCCTAAACTGCGGCAAACTCACGTGGCTCTCATCGACGATGACTAGATAGTCTTTGCCGCTTATCTCAAAGTAGTCAAACATCGAGTACGGCGTCTCTCCAGCCTTTTGACCGGTTAGGTGGCGCGCGTAGTTTTCGATACCTTTACACATGCCCGTACTCGCCATCATCTCAAGGTCAAACTCCACTCTCTGCTTTAGTCTCTGCGCCTCAACTAGCTTGCCCTGCTCGTTAAATTCTTTCAAGCGCACATCAAGCTCCTCTTCGATCTCTTTCATAGCGATCTTTAGCCTATCAGCGCCCACGATAAACTGGCTGGTCGGGTAGAGGATAAATTTTTTCAGGTCGTGTCTTTTTTTGTTTTCCAGCACGTCCAGGCTATACATCGTCTCGATCTCGTCGCCGAAAAACTCGATCCTAAACGCCTCGTCGTTAAAATATGCGGGATATACGTCCACCACGTCGCCGTTTACGCGAAAGTCGCCTCGGTCGAAATAAACGTCGTTTCGCTTGTATCCCATATCCACTAGCTTTTGCAGTAGCGTGCGCTGGTTGATTTTATCGCCGACGTTTAGGTATGCGACCATGCCTTTATACTCGCTTGGATTACCAAGGCCGTAGTTTGCAGAGACTGAAGCCACACAGACGACGTCATCAAAGCTTAGCAAGCTAGCAGTTGCACTTAGACGCAGGCGCTCAAGCTCATCATTTACCGAGCTATCCTTTTCTATATATAGGTCGCTTCTTGGGATGTAGGCCTCTGGCTGGTAGTAGTCGTAGTAGCTTATGAAGTACTCGACGTGATTTTTTGGGAAAAAGCCCTTAAATTCGCTGTAAAGCTGAGCGGCAAGGGATTTATTGTGCGTCATGATGAGCGTTGGCATATTTAGCTCACGTATGACATTTGCCATGGTGAAGGTCTTGCCAGATCCTGTGACGCCTAGAAGTGTTTGATATTTATTGCCTGATTTTATACTTTTTACTATCTCTTTTATCGCTCTTGCTTGGTCGCTGCTTGGGCTAAATTTAGATGAAATTTCAAATTTACTCATTGATCGCCTTTAAATTTGGGCGAATTTTATAGCAAAGATAGTGCTTTGTCAAATGAGAATTTTAAATAGAATTTAGCCTCTGCGTGTTAGAATACGGCATTAATTATTATTTTAAAGGAACCTTTATGTTTGAAGATAATGCGATCTTAACCACACTAAGCGATAAAGTAAATGACCTCATCACAAAATACGATGAAGTTTGCAGAGTAAATGAAGAGCTACGTAACGAGATCGTAACATTAAAAGCACAAAATGAGGCAAAGAGCAATCAGATCATGCGCTTAGAAGAGGATCTTGACAAGAAAAATAGCGAAGCTGATGATGTAATGAAAAAGATCGAAGCCGTACTTGGTAGATAGTCCTAGCATAAAAAATGAAGAAAATCACGCTCACTATATCATCTCGTGACTACACTATCACGCTTGATGATGATTTTGCTAAATTCTTTGAAGATGACTGGCAAAATTTAATGGGCGGACGTCAATTTATCGAACCAAAAGAACTTCTAAATGCATTTATAGAAAAGTGTTATGAAAATTACAGTACGCTAAAAGCGGTTAAAAATTTAGCTACTGATATTGAAGAAACTTTAAAGCGAGAAGAGAGATGAAAAGACGAGCTTACACTTTACTTGAACTAATATTTATAGTAGTTATCCTTGGTGTCTTGAGTGCTGTTGCCATACCTAGATTATTTTTTAGTAGAAGTGACGCCACAATGGCAAATGCCAAAACACAGCTCGCAGCTATAAGAAGCGGCATATCGCTAAGATATAATGACAATATTTTACAGGCAAAGCCTGGCTTTCCAGCCAAACTAGACGATGGCGATCCAAACAAACTATTTTCAAAAGTTATAGACATAGCCATAAAAGATAGCGGAAGCAAAAACGGCTGGCACAGAATAAGCGATGATAAATATACATTTAAGCTTGACGGCAAAGTAGCAAATTTCAAATATGATAAAAACAGTGGTGATTTTAGCTGTAGTGACTCAAACGACATTTGTAAATCACTTCAATAATGCACTACTACATACTTGCATTTAGTGGGCTAAATTTAGCCCTTCTCACTTACGAAAGCGAACAAAAACTAGAAAAATTTCAAGGAGTAAAGGCTTCTTTACGAGGCAAAATTTTTACCGCCTTTGTTGTCGGTGAAACCAGCAAACCAGAGTTTAAAACAAACAAAATTTTAGAAATTTTACCCATCAATTTAACCCCTATCCAAAGTGAACTGGCAACTTTCATCTCACGATACTACACTT is a window of Campylobacter concisus DNA encoding:
- the groL gene encoding chaperonin GroEL (60 kDa chaperone family; promotes refolding of misfolded polypeptides especially under stressful conditions; forms two stacked rings of heptamers to form a barrel-shaped 14mer; ends can be capped by GroES; misfolded proteins enter the barrel where they are refolded when GroES binds), translated to MAKEIFYSDDARNRLYEGVKKLNDAVKVTMGPRGRNVLIQKSFGAPNITKDGVSVAKEVELKDTIENMGASLVREVASKTNDQAGDGTTTATVLAHAIFKEGLRNVTAGANPIEVKRGMDKEVAALIDALKNISKKVSGSKEIAQIATISANSDESIGKLIADAMEKVGKDGVITVEEAKSIQDELSVVEGMQFDRGYLSPYFITNPEKMQVELSNPFILLFDKKITNLKDLLPVLEQVQKSGKPLLIIAEDIEGEALATLVVNKLRGVLNISAVKAPGFGDRRKAMLEDIAILTGGEVISEELGRTLESATINDLGQASSVVIDKDNTTIVNGAGEKSAIDARITQIKAQIAETTSDYDKEKLQERLAKLSGGVAVIKVGAATETEMKEKKDRVDDALSATRAAVEEGIVVGGGSALILASKSVNLNLQGDEAIGAEIVRRALRAPLRQIAENAGFDAGVVANAVETSKDANFGFNAATGEYVNMFEAGIIDPVKVERVALQNAVSVASLLLTTEATISEIKEEKAMPAMPDMGGMGGMGGMM
- the groES gene encoding co-chaperone GroES codes for the protein MNFQPLGKRVLVERVEETKTTASGIIIPDNAKEKPLSGEVKAVGAEAEGVKVGEKVVFAKYAGTEVNLDDKTYLVLNIDDILGVIK
- a CDS encoding tryptophanyl-tRNA synthetase, giving the protein MKKVTYIVGALVLIVACIFGFIFSSFGNKFIASKIEKEALARGIDIKFKDFNLGFSTLNLEATVMNAINLKANGDLSLLAQSMSLNIDINANKAKASELGLKKDVALKANVAGKFSDFKLTATGTALGSNINLNANLKDYLPKALNLDAKNIELSEISALAKKPNLASGKLDLTSNMQGVDEKNEPIINAQILASDAAINKEILKNEFGLNLAKDINFKGGINAKFANEKVSAKTIIIAPEATLKANETTYDLASKNLKSDFLLNVPDLALFGKLLGEQLSGAVDANGEITMQENALKNLKAEINGLGGKINANFDSKNLALNAANIKLKELLALALQPNYADGQINLKANFSGFDELKKLAGEAKFEIKNGLIDKGLAKLKNAAKFEIKGGATAKGELVNFDANVLSDLGELKDVKGVYDLKNSQIFSKFALLISDPEKFKAVSGFEVGSKMALAGDVKVKESKIDELNLGGDAFAGKLNATIKNENLDLSLKEAQLGEILALSGNDRLANAKTNVQAKGQNIFSKSPSVTATIALNDGKFNAAALSKMLDKKFPENEKFSSNLSLDYKGDIAKFSGDFLSSLADIKGIDGSFDVGKSTLSLKLQAVVSELNKLAFLAGRELHGKFAALVTANGKVDDLSVKATSDDLFKGKLEANYKGGALDAVLKNFEVKGLTQTLGLEHLYDGNGDAKFDYETKQKLGKFDILLKEGHLASTNLTNNIKIFTGKDITKEIYKDGKIYGDIKGDNVVFNVNLSSPKSDIKVTGGTYNTATKMLNAPLVCRLEKTDLNVQISGTTDKLKYDVRSQYLENKVKKEIGRFLDKKLGKDDDASGEKQNLKGLLKGLF
- a CDS encoding MFS transporter, with translation MKKAENLKYLMGLGHFCSDINQSALGAMLPFFIASYHYDYATAASLVTATNLASSLIQPLIGRLSDKKELPYVIPLGLLLAGGGMSLTGFVTNYYIILVCVMISGIGAALFHPSAARIVNYASNAKNRAKSISIFSFGGNVGFAVGPILVAVFVGNFGLKGTLIFIIPQILLTILYLKKGKFIKALEGNHKKQISQKTSALKDDLGAFLRLCLCIFSRSIVAFGFAAFFSIYLIKIFGLSKEAANVNLSIFFAAGAISTLFGGALADRYGLVRLIKISLSIAAPLVVLMLFIDSYALFLVASICVSACISLSFSPSIALAQLYLPNQIGLASGVTLGLSITIGGIFATVIGKIADIFSLTHSFYFIAAVSLICAVSSYFLKPVSRT
- the uvrB gene encoding excinuclease ABC subunit UvrB, whose product is MSKFEISSKFSPSSDQARAIKEIVKSIKSGNKYQTLLGVTGSGKTFTMANVIRELNMPTLIMTHNKSLAAQLYSEFKGFFPKNHVEYFISYYDYYQPEAYIPRSDLYIEKDSSVNDELERLRLSATASLLSFDDVVCVASVSANYGLGNPSEYKGMVAYLNVGDKINQRTLLQKLVDMGYKRNDVYFDRGDFRVNGDVVDVYPAYFNDEAFRIEFFGDEIETMYSLDVLENKKRHDLKKFILYPTSQFIVGADRLKIAMKEIEEELDVRLKEFNEQGKLVEAQRLKQRVEFDLEMMASTGMCKGIENYARHLTGQKAGETPYSMFDYFEISGKDYLVIVDESHVSLPQFRGMYAGDRSRKEVLVEYGFRLPSALDNRPLKFDEFISKKAKFLFVSATPNEYELGISQGHVYEQILRPTGLLDPIIEIKDSDNQVEALFDEAKAVIARGERVLVTVLTKKMAEELSRYYIELGIKVKYMHSDIDAIERNEIIRGLRSGEFDMLIGINLLREGLDLPEVSLIAIMDADKEGFLRSTTSLIQTMGRAARNVNGKVLMFAKKITKSMKEAIDTTTARRKFQDEYNKAHGITPHSASRNIEESLHVEDGTEILRKGANLEKMPASERAAIVKELRKQMLEAAAQLEFEKAAALRDEIAKMRKL
- a CDS encoding type II secretion system protein → MKRRAYTLLELIFIVVILGVLSAVAIPRLFFSRSDATMANAKTQLAAIRSGISLRYNDNILQAKPGFPAKLDDGDPNKLFSKVIDIAIKDSGSKNGWHRISDDKYTFKLDGKVANFKYDKNSGDFSCSDSNDICKSLQ